The Nodosilinea sp. PGN35 genomic sequence TGGTGCCCCAGCGACACCGGCCTAGCGATGCCCTAGCGCCGCGATCGCCCCGCGTGCTGGTCACCGCCAATCGTCTGCGGCTGGCTACCCTGCTTGAAAAGGCGCTGCGCCGTGGGGGCTGGTTGCCTACGCTGGCCCCCAGCCCCCACGCTGTGGTTGCGGCCATGCAGCACGCCACCTTCGACCAGATTTTGCTCGATGCTGACTATTTTCAAACCGATTTGATTCCCCTGGTGGCGGCGGTGGATCGGCGGCGGTCGGGGGTGATTGTGCTGGCTCAGGATGACCGTGTTGGCGGCCTCAACCTGCGCCAGCTAGTGCCTGCCCAGGATATTGTCCTCAAGCCCTTCTCGACCCAGCACCTGGTGGGGGTGCTGCAACAGCGGCAGGCCCAACGGCGCGCCCCGATCGCGATCGGGGCCTAGCTATCTTTGACAACATCGGGCAGCGACCGCCGCCCCACGTACAGCCACAGCAGCCCGGCTGCCCCCAGCGCCATGCCCGCCAGACTCACCACCTGGGCAATGCGCAGCGGCCCCAGCATCAGGCTGTCGAGGCGCAGCCCCTCAATCCACAGGCGGCCCAGGCTGTAGGTGGCAAAGTAGACCAAAAATAGGGTGCCGGTCTTCAGCCGTCCGGGGTGGCGCAGCCCCCAAAAAAACAGCCATAGCACCAGGGCAAACACCCCCAAATTCCACAGCGATTCGTAGAGAAAGGTGGGGTGGTAGTACTCGACGCCGCCCAGCCCCGGCGGACGCTGGGCGGGGGGAATGTAGACCCGCCAGGGCAGGTCGGTGGGGCGACCAAAGGCTTCGGAATTAAAGAAATTGCCCCAGCGGCCAATGGCCTGCCCCAGCACCAGGGCCGGGGCCACCACGTCCGCCAGGGCCCAGAACGACAGCCGATTGCGGCGGGCAAACAGCAGCGCCGCCACCATGCCGCCCAAGATCGCCCCGTGGATAGCAATGCCCCCCTGCCAGATGGCAAAGGCGCTCAGGGGGTTGTTGGCGTAGCGATCCCACTCGAAGGCGACGTAGTAGAGTCGGGCCGCAGGCAGGGCCCCCAGCACCAGCCAGATCGAGAGATCGACCAGGGTGTCGGGGTCGAGCCCGCGCCGCTGGGCCAGCCGCTGGGCCAGGGTAATGCCCAGGGCCAGGGCGGTGGCAATCAGCAGCCCGTACCAGCGAATCGTCAACGGCCCCAGCTGAAAGATCACTGGCCCCGGCGACGCCAGCTGCGCCAGCCCGCCCAATGCCACCGACACCCCGGCCCCCGCTAACTCAATCACACCCTTCGTCCCCATCTCGCTGCACGGCTAACCTGCTAACCCGATTTGCCAACCGACCCGGTTCGCTAACCCGTAGAGGCACCAGAAACACTATGACACCATTGGGGCAAAGCCAAGGGAAAGCCTGCTCTCAAAACGGCCACTTTATTCGGAGTGAAAAGTCCACAGCCGGGCAGGGCCGCCGCCATCCCCGGGGGCTACGATACCCTCGGGGTATACCTTTAGACTGCGAGCAACTATACCCTTGGATGGTCTCGCTGGCTGGGCAGACTCCGCTATGTTAGGAAGCGTAAGAGGAAAAGGCAATCAGTTGCCTACTAATACTTGGAGATGAAGGTAGAACTATGAATATTCTGGCATGGATCGTATTGGGCTTGATTGCTGGCGCAATTGCTAAAGCAATTTACCCTGGCCACCAAGGCGGTGGCATTCTCGGTACGCTCATTCTAGGCGTAATTGGTGCATTTGTGGGGGGTAGCCTTTACACCCTGCTGACCACAGGAACCTTAGCACTGACCGCAACGGGTCTGAGCATCGGTGGTGTAGTAATCGCGGTTTTGGGTGCAATTGTTGCCCTGTTCATCTACTACGCCGCCACCAAGCGCACCGTCTAATTACAACCCCCTAAAGGCAGTCGATGTAAATAGAACACAGTTCTATACGACGTAATCCCCAAGCTTGGAGGTGTGCACAGTTGTCTACGCCTCCAAGACAACTTAAAAACTTGGGCGAAAAGTTTAAATCGAACGAGTTTTGGCTAGACGCAGGGTTTAGTAGAAGGTTTTCATAAATTTAGCTCCGGGTGGTTGGCAAATTGATACTATCCGGGGTAGTTTTTTAAGGTATTTAAGCAAGATTCAGATAAAAACGCCAGGGGCACGCAGCCGTAGCCCGATCGCAAACTGTCCGACCGTAAAGCGCCAGATCGCGAACCGGGCGGCGGCAATGGCCTGATACAATGTACGCCAGTACTTTACTGTATCGTACAAGGCAATGGTTCTCCCCCCTCAGGATTTAGGATAACGTTTAGAACGGTTGTCCTGGATCCTTTTTTAATGGGATTTTTTGACAGGTTATTGAGTGTTTCTCTTAGGTTTTATCGATGGGTCTCCCCGTGAACGATCAGCTAAATCGGTCGGCTCTGCTAAAGCAGGCGCTATACACCTTTGTGCTAGACGCTGAAGGCGACGTGGCGACAGCCTTAGAGCAATACAGCGCCGACCGGCTGAAGCATTGGTCAGCGACCAACCTGCAAGGAATCAGCCGCTCTGACCTGGCGATCGACATGTTTCTAACGGAAGGTCAGGTGGCCAACCAGTCGGTGCTGGATATTTTTGTTCAAAACCAACCCACCTTAGCTGCCGCTGAAGCTGCCCTGGTGCAAAGCTGGAAGCATGCCTTCAACGGCCTCTTTGCCGTGGTGCAGGTGACGGCAGAGCGCTATGAAGTCATGAATTGGCTAACTGCAAAGCGCTACTGGGTAACCCCCAACGGCACCCAGTCGGCAGGGGAGTTGTCTCGGCTGAGCCCAGGGGAAATCGTGGTCACCCGACTCCTGCCCGACGGGGATAGCGGTTGGACGTTTTCTGGCCCCCTGATGCTGCTGGGCAAGCTGGGCAAGCCCAAGCTGGCGGTGGCTATTGGCAACTTTAAAAACTGGTTCCCCAACTACCTGTACGGCGATGCGCCGGAGCTGCTAGCCGAGGCCTGGCAGTCGGTGGAGCACTACCACCACGATTTTGTAGAGTTTTTTGGCGGCGACCGGGTCACCCTCTCGGGGTACGAACTCAACAAAAAGCTCAAAGACTATCAGGAAGTTACTACCCAGCGCCGTCTGGCAGAGCTTGGCGTGGATGGCTCTAAGTCGCTGAAGGACTTGGTAGCTGAGTCGGGCATGTCTGAGGAAGAGGTGGCTGAGTCGGTGGAGGCGTTTGGCGAAGACAGCGGTGAGGTGAGCCGCCTGCTCAAGGGCGACCAGGCGATCAAGATGGCCATGCCGCCCATCAATCTACCCGATGACCTGCGGCGGGCTGAGGCGGTGACGGTGTTTGTCCATCCCCGCTGGGGGCAGACCTTTCTAAAAGACTACGTTCGCCTGACCCAGCTGCTGAGCGCAGCAGATGAAGCGGCCACGGCCAAGGCAGATCAGCTGATTCAAAAGTATCTCAAGGAAGACGCGGTGAATGTCTACGTCTGGCGCAGCCTGGCCCAAGACCACCCAGAACCGCTGATGGCGTCCCTAGGGCGCTGTCTCAACCGTTCAGACCTCACCCCAGACGATTTAGACCAGGTTTTGGCAGAAGCCGGCAAGCCCCTAGAGCCGACGCTGCCCGAGATTGCCAGCGTGCCGGTACACCTGCGGAATCTGTTTCAGGAGGCGCTGGAAGAGGTGGGCCAGAGCGCCTCTAAGAAAAAGTCAAAGGGCAAAGGCAAACAGAAGCAGAAAACGGGCTTTGCGGTGTAGCGATCGCCCCAGTTGCGGGGGCGATCGCCCGCTAGAGCAGCCCGTCTAGGGTAGCTGCGGTGCCCAATTCGTAGAGCTGGTTCAGGTGCTGCCTCACCGCCGCCACAAAGCGCGACGACTGGGGCAAGTCGCCAAAGATCTCCGTCAGGCTGAGCAATGCAGACGGATCGGCACGCCCCGATCGCGCCCGTTCCATCAGCGTTTCGGCCATGGGGTCATCAATGGGCAGGTCATGGCCCTGGTCGTCTTGGCCGCTGAGGTAGCGGAACCAGGCGGCGACGGTGAAACTCAAAAAGTCGATGGGGCCATTTTGCTCCAGCTGTTCCCGCAGGGAACCCAGCGCCCATTTGGGCAGCTTGGCCGAGCTGTTGAGGCACAGCCGAGCCAGCTGATCGCGAATCTTGGGGTTTGAGAAGCGCTCAACTAAAACCTGCCTATATTCGCCGACATCGATGCCGGGGACGGGGCGCAGGGTGGGGGTGACTTCCTCCATCAGCCGCTCCACCGCCTGGCGAATCTGGTCGTCGGCCATGGCCTCGTGGGCGTAGGTGTAGCCCTTCAGCGACCCCAGGTAGCCCAGCAGCAGGTGGCTGGTGTTGAGCAGCCGAATCTTCATCATCTCGTAGGGGTGCACGTCGTCGGTCATCTGCACGCCGACACTCTCCCAGTCGGGACGTCCGGCGCTGAAGCGATCTTCGACCACCCACTGCAAAAAGGGCTCGGCCACCACGGGCCAGGCATCGTCAATGTCGAACTGGTCGGCCACCATCGCCAGGTCGCCGGGGGTGGTGGCGGGGGTAATGCGATCGACCATACAGTTGGGGAAGGCGACGTTCTGCTCAATCCAGTTGCCCAGGTCAAGATTTTGCAGCTTAGCGAAGGTGGTCAGCATGCGGCCCACCATGTCGCCGTTGCCCTGAATGTTGTCGCAGGAGAGCACGGTAAAGGGCGCGATGCCCCGCTGTCGCCGCCGCGCCAAGGCCGCCGTCAGGAATCCGTAGACCCCGAAGGGCTGCTCAGGGTTTTGCAGGTCGTGCCGAATAGTGGGGTGGTGGGCGTCAAACTCGCCCGTGCCCTCCACCACGTAGTAGCCGCCCTCGGTGATGGTCAGGGTAACGATGCGGCACTGGGGGTCAGCCAGGGTTTCGATCACCGCTTCCCGGTCATCCGGGGCAAACAGAAATTGGGTGATGGAGCCGATCACGCGGGCGTTGTCGCCTTCGGGCGATCGCTCCACCAGGGTATACAAACAGTCCTGGGATTGCAGGGCATCGCGCATTTTCTGGTCAAACTCCAGCAGGCCGACGCCGCAGATGGCCCAGTCGCTGCCGGGGTTTTGCTCCAGGTAGTTGTCCAGATAGAGCGCCTGGTGGGCGCGGTGAAAGCCGCCGACGCCGATGTGGACAATGCCGGGGGTGAGGTTGCTGCGATCGTAGCGGGGCACCCGCACCCGATCGCTCAACTGGCCGAGCGATCGCTCAGTCAGCTTGACGAGGGATTTGGTGGGGTTGGGTTGGCTGTTCATAGGTTTGGGTCGGAGCTTCGGTTTGCAGGGGAACTTCGGGATGCTGGGTGAGGGTGAGGTGGTGGCGCTCGGCCTTGGGAATCGCCAGCCCCTGGCCGTCAAACAGGTGGCAGAGGTGGCCGTCGATGGCAACGGGAACGCGATCGCGCACCTGAGCCCGGCTGTCGCCGTCGGTCTGCACGATAAAGGTGTCGCCGCCCGCGATCTTGACGTAGAGGTAGGTTTCGCCCCCCAGCCGCTCGACCACCAGCACCTCGCCCATCAGGGTGGGATTGGCGTTGTCAATTCGCAGGTGCTCGGGGCGAATGCCCAGGGTGGCGCGATCGCCCGCCGACAAGCTTCTGGGCTGCACTGGAATGGTGACGGTGGCGTCACCCGGCAGCCGCACGGTGGTGCCAGAATCCTGCACGCCCACGGTCTGCACCGCCATGAAGTTCATCTTGGGCGAGCCGATGAACCCGGCCACAAACAGGTTGCGGGGGTGATGGTACAGCTCTAAAGGCGAGCCCACCTGCTCAACCACGCCGCCCTGGAGCACCACAATTTTGTCGGCCAGGGTCATGGCTTCGACCTGGTCATGGGTGACGTAGATCATGGTGGATTGCAGGCTCTCGTGCAGCCCCGCCAGCTCAATGCGCATCTGCACCCGCAGGGAGGCATCGAGGTTCGACAGGGGCTCGTCAAACAGAAAGACCTTCGGATTGCGAACTAACGCGCGACCGATGGCGACCCGCTGGCGCTGACCGCCGGAGAGGGCCTTGGGCTTGCGATCGAGCAGCGGTTCGAGCTGCAAAACCCGCGCCACGTCCCGCGCCCGCTCCATGCGCCGCTCTTTTGACACCCCGGCCAGGCGCAGGCTAAAGGCCATGTTTTCGGCCACGGTCATGTGGGGGTAGAGGGCGTAGGTCTGAAACACCATGGCCAGCCCGCGTTTGTCGGGGGGCACATCGTTCATGCGATCGCCATCGACCAGCAGGTCGCCGGAGGTGATGTCTTCTAGCCCGGCGATCATGCGCAGCAGAGTCGATTTGCCGCAGCCGGAGGGGCCGACAAAGACGACAAATTCTTTGTCGTGAATGTCGAGATCGACGCCTTTGATCACTTCGTTATCGACGTAGGTTTTATGGATATCTCGTAGCGTGACGGTTGACATGGGTGGCTCACCTTTA encodes the following:
- a CDS encoding ABC transporter ATP-binding protein — its product is MSTVTLRDIHKTYVDNEVIKGVDLDIHDKEFVVFVGPSGCGKSTLLRMIAGLEDITSGDLLVDGDRMNDVPPDKRGLAMVFQTYALYPHMTVAENMAFSLRLAGVSKERRMERARDVARVLQLEPLLDRKPKALSGGQRQRVAIGRALVRNPKVFLFDEPLSNLDASLRVQMRIELAGLHESLQSTMIYVTHDQVEAMTLADKIVVLQGGVVEQVGSPLELYHHPRNLFVAGFIGSPKMNFMAVQTVGVQDSGTTVRLPGDATVTIPVQPRSLSAGDRATLGIRPEHLRIDNANPTLMGEVLVVERLGGETYLYVKIAGGDTFIVQTDGDSRAQVRDRVPVAIDGHLCHLFDGQGLAIPKAERHHLTLTQHPEVPLQTEAPTQTYEQPTQPHQIPRQAD
- the lgt gene encoding prolipoprotein diacylglyceryl transferase; translation: MGTKGVIELAGAGVSVALGGLAQLASPGPVIFQLGPLTIRWYGLLIATALALGITLAQRLAQRRGLDPDTLVDLSIWLVLGALPAARLYYVAFEWDRYANNPLSAFAIWQGGIAIHGAILGGMVAALLFARRNRLSFWALADVVAPALVLGQAIGRWGNFFNSEAFGRPTDLPWRVYIPPAQRPPGLGGVEYYHPTFLYESLWNLGVFALVLWLFFWGLRHPGRLKTGTLFLVYFATYSLGRLWIEGLRLDSLMLGPLRIAQVVSLAGMALGAAGLLWLYVGRRSLPDVVKDS
- a CDS encoding mannitol dehydrogenase family protein: MNSQPNPTKSLVKLTERSLGQLSDRVRVPRYDRSNLTPGIVHIGVGGFHRAHQALYLDNYLEQNPGSDWAICGVGLLEFDQKMRDALQSQDCLYTLVERSPEGDNARVIGSITQFLFAPDDREAVIETLADPQCRIVTLTITEGGYYVVEGTGEFDAHHPTIRHDLQNPEQPFGVYGFLTAALARRRQRGIAPFTVLSCDNIQGNGDMVGRMLTTFAKLQNLDLGNWIEQNVAFPNCMVDRITPATTPGDLAMVADQFDIDDAWPVVAEPFLQWVVEDRFSAGRPDWESVGVQMTDDVHPYEMMKIRLLNTSHLLLGYLGSLKGYTYAHEAMADDQIRQAVERLMEEVTPTLRPVPGIDVGEYRQVLVERFSNPKIRDQLARLCLNSSAKLPKWALGSLREQLEQNGPIDFLSFTVAAWFRYLSGQDDQGHDLPIDDPMAETLMERARSGRADPSALLSLTEIFGDLPQSSRFVAAVRQHLNQLYELGTAATLDGLL
- a CDS encoding GlsB/YeaQ/YmgE family stress response membrane protein; protein product: MNILAWIVLGLIAGAIAKAIYPGHQGGGILGTLILGVIGAFVGGSLYTLLTTGTLALTATGLSIGGVVIAVLGAIVALFIYYAATKRTV